CCCCGTACCCGCTAAATGTGATACATTAGGGCTTTTCTATCCTCAATTGTTTTCTTCCGATTGCAAAGGTCTTGAAGCGAGATGGAATCAAGGACTCCAATGATAGAATCCTTGACCTCTCCCCACACATCTTTTAGAACATCTTCTTCTCCATGGCCTCCCCGGGAATCTAAAGAATTTTCATTGGTGCGAGCCATTGGGGAAATGGGCCCTTCCACAGCCTGGATCAGGTCGGATAAACGGATTTCATCGGCGGGCTTGGAAAGCCGATAACCCCCTTGAGCTCCCCGGACACTTTCCACCAGTCCAGATTTTTTTAAAGAACTCATTACCTGTTCCAAAAATCGAACAGGAATTCCCTGTTGAAGGGCAATTTTTCTAACTTGTACAGGCCCCTGGTCTGTATGCAGAGCAATTTCTAAGGCCGCTAAAATTCCGTATTCACCTTTTATTGAAAATCTCATTTTTTAATTCCTACTATTCCGATAGGATTTATATGAAAATATAGCGAATTCTATTATCAAAGTCAAGCTTCTTCGGGGGAAAATACAACTTATTGAAAAATTTAAAGTTTTAAATTTTAGTACGGAGAATACCTTTAAAAGCGAAAAGGCAGGTTTTTTCTTCTTAATTATTCAGTAAATTGGGATTTTTATGCCTCTTAGGTTTTTAAATGGTGAGGAGTCAGCAGGAGTAAAAAGCGGACACCCACTTTTTTTAAAAAACTGACTTTATTTTTGGAAAGGGAACCCAGGGCCTCCCAGTCCTGTCCGGAGGAAACGTTCAAGGAGAGGTTCATGGTTTTTTTTAGGAGAGGGTGGTCCAATTTAGAACATTTTTTCTAATAAAATTAAATGTCAAAAAAAAAAAGGTTTTCTTTAAGTTTGAAAAGGATTTAACTCCATTTATCTCACTTTGACAAGAACTTGGTTGCCTTATATACTTTTTAATTATTACAAAGTACTTAACCCACCATCCTTCCTGTATGTAAGAAACGTGTCTGAATGTCTGAAGAGAGCGGAAAAAAGGTTGCGGAACCAGAGACCCTAGACCATCAGGAAAAAATTGACCCAGAAGAACTCAAGTCGGTCAAAGACCTTTTACAGGCTCTGACCAAAACGGCCAAAACCTTAAAAATATATCTCCCCAACAACCCTATTCATCAGAAACATCTCAAAGAACTCACCGAAAAGTTCTCGGCCCATTTAAATCAGTACCCTTCCCTGGCTTTGGAAATTCAACAGTTTAAACTCCTTTTCCACCAAGAAACGGTTTATGAGAATACTAACCGTCTAGAAAGTATTGCGTTTAAATTTTATATCGATGGTTTAATGGAGATAACCTTTCATGAAGGACTCGAGCCCGAAGAAATATTTAATTTGTTAGAAATCATGGGACAGGAGTTTGATTCTTCCAACCCCAACGATGATATGGTGACCCTTCTTTGGGAAAAGCATTTTACCCATATGAGTTATGCCATTGCAGAAGAGTTTTTGGAAGAAGATGCGATTATTCAATCCGAGCAAAAAATGGATGAGGATCCCAATCAAATCCGACAGCGCCAAGTCCTATTAAAAGAGGAAATTCAAAAGGCTTCCGAAGAATATGAAGCACAGAAATTAAAACGGCCTGAACGACCCTATTCTCAAGTGTTCCAATTAAACGAAGAGGAAATTGGAAGGGTTAAAAATTTGATGGAGATTGAGGAAAAAAGAGATCTTCGAATGGAAATGATCATTATCCTCGGTTCGATTTTACGGATTGAACAGGAAGATGAAGCTTTTGAGGAATGTATCGGGGCAACCCGCCGGGTCTTGGAAATCTTGATTGCCCAGACAGACTTTTACCATGCGGCCAAGGTTCTGGAAGTATTTCGGGAAGTTTTACAGGCATCCCCTAGTCCCTCTCCCCATCACCAATCGAATCTTCATCATGCATTGGAGTGGGCGGGAGGAACGGAAAACTTTAGAGAAATTGAAAAAATTTTAAGAATTGGAAATTTGGAAGACACAGAAAATTTCACGCTTTTTCTGAGTTTATTGCCCCAGAATGCCATTCCGGTTCTTGTGGAATTATTGGGTACCATTAATCAGATGAAAGTTCGCCGGTTGGTGTGCGAAGCCCTGGTGGTTTTGGGAAAAAACGATATTTCGGTTTTGGTAACGGGTCTTAGGGATTCAAGGTGGTTTGTGATCCGGAACCTGGTTTATATTTTGGGAAAAATAGGGGATCCAAAGGGATTGGAGCATTTCAAGCGGTTAAGCTGCCATCCGGAGCCTCGGGTCCGAAAAGAAGTCATCTCAGCCATTAGCGCCATGGGAAGAGAGCAGGTAGAAGGTATTTACCTGGCCTTTTTAAAGGATCCCGATCCTTTCATTCGTCAGCAGGTGGTTCGCTGGGCGGCTTCTTCTAGCTCCAAGGAGGGATTGAAAACACTTCAGCGGATGGTAGTGGAAAATGGCTTTCATGAAAAAGAACTCTCTGAAAAGCAGGAGATATTTGAATCCATTGGAAAGATTGGGGGGGACTCAGTGGTCCCGTTCCTTGAGGGGTTCTTGATCAAAAAAAGAAAGTTCTGGTTTTCCGACCACAAGCAGGATGAACTTAGCATTTGCGCCGCTGCTGTCCTCAAAAAAATCGGGGGAGAGGCTGCCTGGAACGCCTTAAAAGGGGGAGCGGACTCCAAAAATAAAACTACCCGTGAGGCGTGCAAAAAAGCCTTGGTAGGGTCCTCCCGTTCATAAACGGGGATTTCCTACTTCTTGAAAAGGATAAGTTGATGCCAGCAAAGACCGTACAAGATGATCAAACCTATCGGCTAGGAAAGGGGCTGATCAACCAGTTCAATATTTTGTTGAAAACCGCTCAAATCCATGATCCAAGGAATGTGGTCTGGGATCAGCCGATTACCAATTTCTTCAATACCTTGGATGATCTGTTCAAAATCGATTCCACTGTGAATATCAGCCTGGAGGCGGACTGCCTCTTTTTGGGCGATACCAAGCTTCGTATTGATATCGATGCCTTTGTGAGTTTTATGTCCGTGATTGAAGAGATGCGAAAGCGGAAAGTTGGAACGATTCAAATATCCAAGGGGATTTCCAAGGATCAATTGAAACAGTTTGTATACCTGTTTGCCAATACGGATGTTCGAACGGAAGATCCCTTTGAACCCCTGGAAAATAAGTTGAAGGGAGGGGGCGTTCCTGATATTCAGGTTGGGAAGCTTACCGAGAAAAAAGAAAAGAAAGATAACGAAGAGATCGTAAAAAATAAAAAAGAAATTGCGAAAAAAACGTATTACAAAACCATCTCGGTTGTCTCCGAGGTAATGGAAAATGTAAAACTTGGGCAGATGAATGTAAAAAAGGCGAAACGAGTGGTTCAGTCGATGGTGGATATGATTTTAAAGGAGGAAACCACCCTTTTAGGGTTAACGACCCTCCGGGGGCACGATGAATATACCCATAACCATTCGGTCAATGTTTGCATCCTTTCACTTTCTATGGGTCAGCGAATGGGCTACAATAAAAGGGCTCTAAGTGAATTAGGGATGGCTGCCCTCTTTCATGATATCGGAAAAGCTGAGATTCCCCTGGAAGTACTGAATAAACCCACTGATTTTGATGAGGAGGACTGGAAGATTATGCGGCGCCACCCTATTTTAGGGGTGGAACTACTGGTTAAAATGAAAGGACTTCATGAGTCGGCTCTATACGGTGCTATCGGTGCTTTTGAACACCATCTCAATTACGACCTTTCAGGGTATCCCCGCCTCCAAAATAAAAGAGATTTAACTTTATTGGGTAGAATTATTGGAATTGTGGATTGTTATGATGCATTGACGTCCTCCAGGGTTTACAACCGGGTTCCCTTTTCCCCTGAAAATGCCTTAAAATTCATGTTAAGCAAAACTGGAAAGGCCTTTGACCCCACTTTATTAAAACTCTTTGTGAATTGTGTTGGTTTTTATCCTATTGGAACGTTGGTGTTATTAAATTCCAAAGAAGTGGGGGTTGTACTGGCCAACCACATGAACCCCGACCATGCCGATCGGCCTAAAATTAAAATAGTAACCGATCCTCGGGGACAGGAAATTGATGGACCTGTTTTGGATTTGGCTGAAGATCTCGGCGCTCAACGGCATATCATCCAAACCATTGATTCCACAAAATATAAATTTGATGTAAGCCGATATTTTGTTTAAATCCCCCCCCGGTTTCCTCTTTTGGGGTCAGGGATGGGTGTTTTCAGAATTAAACCGAGGTGAGGCCATTCGTTGACAGTCCCCCCTCCCTGTGCTACGTTCGAAACGATTTTCAGGATTTAAATTTGGAGAAATAAATGGTTCTCAATCACGACTTTGATCACGGGACCCTCGATGACCATGTAATGCGGTTGATTGAAATGAGAGGGGGATCCCCCAATTCCGATCTCCTAAAAGAAATGATCCTCACCGTTTTAAAGTTTGCCGGGGATCAAGCAGATCGTGGGGATTTGAAAATTTTAAATTCTGCTTTGAAAGAGCTCCGGTATGCCTTCAAGGTTTTTAGGCCATTCCGAAAAATTCGGAAGGTCAGCGTCTTTGGGTCCGCCCGCGTGGGGGCTAATGATAAGGTGTTTCATCAGGCAAGGCTTTTTTCAGAGAAAATTACCGAATTGGGATTTATGGTAATTACCGGGGCCGGGGAAGGGATCATGAAAGCGGCCCAGGGGGGCGCGGGACGGGAAAAGAGTTTTGGTGTCAATATACGTCTGCCTTTTGAGCAGTATGCAAATGAGTACAT
This DNA window, taken from Nitrospiria bacterium, encodes the following:
- a CDS encoding Rrf2 family transcriptional regulator — protein: MRFSIKGEYGILAALEIALHTDQGPVQVRKIALQQGIPVRFLEQVMSSLKKSGLVESVRGAQGGYRLSKPADEIRLSDLIQAVEGPISPMARTNENSLDSRGGHGEEDVLKDVWGEVKDSIIGVLDSISLQDLCNRKKTIEDRKALMYHI
- a CDS encoding HEAT repeat domain-containing protein, with amino-acid sequence MSEESGKKVAEPETLDHQEKIDPEELKSVKDLLQALTKTAKTLKIYLPNNPIHQKHLKELTEKFSAHLNQYPSLALEIQQFKLLFHQETVYENTNRLESIAFKFYIDGLMEITFHEGLEPEEIFNLLEIMGQEFDSSNPNDDMVTLLWEKHFTHMSYAIAEEFLEEDAIIQSEQKMDEDPNQIRQRQVLLKEEIQKASEEYEAQKLKRPERPYSQVFQLNEEEIGRVKNLMEIEEKRDLRMEMIIILGSILRIEQEDEAFEECIGATRRVLEILIAQTDFYHAAKVLEVFREVLQASPSPSPHHQSNLHHALEWAGGTENFREIEKILRIGNLEDTENFTLFLSLLPQNAIPVLVELLGTINQMKVRRLVCEALVVLGKNDISVLVTGLRDSRWFVIRNLVYILGKIGDPKGLEHFKRLSCHPEPRVRKEVISAISAMGREQVEGIYLAFLKDPDPFIRQQVVRWAASSSSKEGLKTLQRMVVENGFHEKELSEKQEIFESIGKIGGDSVVPFLEGFLIKKRKFWFSDHKQDELSICAAAVLKKIGGEAAWNALKGGADSKNKTTREACKKALVGSSRS
- a CDS encoding HD-GYP domain-containing protein: MPAKTVQDDQTYRLGKGLINQFNILLKTAQIHDPRNVVWDQPITNFFNTLDDLFKIDSTVNISLEADCLFLGDTKLRIDIDAFVSFMSVIEEMRKRKVGTIQISKGISKDQLKQFVYLFANTDVRTEDPFEPLENKLKGGGVPDIQVGKLTEKKEKKDNEEIVKNKKEIAKKTYYKTISVVSEVMENVKLGQMNVKKAKRVVQSMVDMILKEETTLLGLTTLRGHDEYTHNHSVNVCILSLSMGQRMGYNKRALSELGMAALFHDIGKAEIPLEVLNKPTDFDEEDWKIMRRHPILGVELLVKMKGLHESALYGAIGAFEHHLNYDLSGYPRLQNKRDLTLLGRIIGIVDCYDALTSSRVYNRVPFSPENALKFMLSKTGKAFDPTLLKLFVNCVGFYPIGTLVLLNSKEVGVVLANHMNPDHADRPKIKIVTDPRGQEIDGPVLDLAEDLGAQRHIIQTIDSTKYKFDVSRYFV